The following proteins are encoded in a genomic region of Mesoaciditoga lauensis cd-1655R = DSM 25116:
- a CDS encoding ABC transporter substrate-binding protein, translating into MRKSLLVIALVTLVITGLFAQSITFWTTETESNRMQRIQALATIFQAKTGISVTIVPVQENDLFSRLAASKAAGTLPDVMEAGIEPLLLLGSEGLMDTQLNAKIINDFGDIYNGVKKLLYAGNGNYYGIPFHAWVQGIWYHKDWFKANDLGDPTTWYNILEAAKKLNDPSKGVYGIILPKKADSYAEQVFTEVALANGARPFDDNGNVTFDTPQMIQAFRFYKELGKYSMPGFTTVLDALKGYLSGKAGMIFYSTYIMDDIAIQDVQESRIHSFDPELVNKTGFANKMVNTDTSSYGQVVGLGILNSSKNKVAAEEFAKFLMTGDNYIYWLHMAPGGMNPTRRSIATNPKFLDNPVLKRYGAQKIANIIAALDSIERFDFYKGKVVTKMSKLSANFVIGKAINLMFANDWTPEQTAKWAQKEAERILSK; encoded by the coding sequence ATGAGGAAAAGTCTATTGGTGATCGCGCTAGTCACATTGGTGATCACAGGGTTATTTGCCCAAAGTATTACCTTTTGGACTACAGAAACAGAAAGTAACAGAATGCAGCGCATACAGGCGTTAGCTACCATTTTTCAGGCCAAGACCGGCATTAGCGTTACCATCGTTCCGGTGCAAGAAAATGATCTTTTCTCAAGACTTGCAGCTTCTAAAGCAGCTGGCACTCTTCCGGATGTAATGGAAGCTGGTATAGAGCCATTGCTTTTGCTTGGATCGGAAGGTCTTATGGATACCCAACTAAACGCAAAAATCATAAACGATTTTGGAGACATATACAACGGGGTTAAAAAACTTCTGTATGCTGGAAATGGTAACTATTACGGTATCCCTTTCCATGCATGGGTACAAGGAATCTGGTACCACAAGGATTGGTTTAAAGCAAACGATCTTGGAGATCCAACCACATGGTATAACATTCTTGAAGCTGCCAAAAAGCTCAACGATCCTTCAAAAGGTGTTTATGGAATAATTCTTCCAAAAAAAGCGGATTCTTACGCTGAACAAGTTTTCACCGAAGTTGCATTGGCCAACGGTGCAAGGCCATTCGATGACAACGGAAACGTGACTTTTGATACACCTCAAATGATACAGGCTTTCAGATTCTACAAAGAGCTAGGGAAATACTCTATGCCTGGTTTCACAACGGTGTTAGATGCTCTAAAAGGATATCTTTCTGGCAAAGCAGGCATGATTTTCTACTCCACTTACATAATGGACGATATAGCTATCCAGGATGTGCAAGAATCCAGGATACATAGTTTTGATCCAGAATTGGTCAACAAAACGGGATTTGCCAACAAAATGGTTAACACCGATACTTCTTCTTATGGACAGGTTGTAGGCCTCGGAATATTGAACTCTTCTAAAAACAAAGTGGCCGCCGAGGAATTTGCAAAGTTCTTAATGACCGGCGATAACTACATTTATTGGTTGCACATGGCACCTGGCGGAATGAACCCGACAAGAAGAAGTATTGCAACCAATCCAAAATTCTTGGATAACCCTGTCCTTAAACGTTATGGCGCTCAAAAGATCGCCAACATAATAGCCGCCCTTGACAGTATCGAAAGATTCGATTTCTATAAAGGAAAAGTGGTAACGAAGATGTCGAAACTTTCTGCCAATTTTGTAATAGGCAAAGCCATAAATCTCATGTTTGCAAATGATTGGACCCCAGAACAAACGGCAAAGTGGGCACAGAAAGAAGCAGAAAGAATTCTTTCAAAGTGA
- a CDS encoding arsenic resistance protein codes for MGKVEIGKMEKLKRHLDKYLLLYIGLSMIVGLSIGAPFFKQIETMKPFLKSLNLVIIVMMIYPMMVGLNFGELLNIPKMWKQFLFGLIMGLVYAPLFMALLVKLIPMNPYLSFGLILVFSVPCSSMAIAATGLSKGNTELATMLVAIQFILALVVSPVWMSIFGSAYKIPFPVFIIVKTLIIIVAIPMLVGYATKATLKLKGGKAAMSKARSTLPVISFLALFTMIFLIFMEQGHLIVMQWQSVLVTLIPLAIYFTVTILLLTVVDLVFKVKYKDHMAIVFGSIGKNEGTAMAIALAGGIGLAAIPAAIAPLIQVPLLATYLKMHWKIADMFSKRSPHLVNKYELHELELEMEED; via the coding sequence ATGGGAAAAGTAGAAATTGGAAAAATGGAAAAACTGAAACGCCATTTGGATAAATACCTTTTGCTCTACATTGGACTCTCGATGATAGTAGGTTTATCCATAGGAGCACCTTTTTTTAAACAAATAGAAACGATGAAACCGTTTCTGAAAAGTTTGAACCTCGTGATAATAGTCATGATGATCTATCCCATGATGGTGGGGCTTAATTTTGGTGAATTGTTGAACATACCGAAGATGTGGAAACAATTCCTGTTCGGTTTGATCATGGGTCTTGTCTATGCTCCATTGTTTATGGCTTTGTTAGTTAAACTTATACCGATGAATCCATATCTTTCATTTGGATTAATACTCGTCTTTTCGGTGCCTTGTTCTTCCATGGCAATCGCGGCAACTGGCCTGTCAAAAGGCAACACAGAGCTTGCAACCATGCTTGTAGCCATTCAGTTTATCCTTGCGCTAGTGGTTTCGCCAGTGTGGATGTCGATCTTTGGTTCAGCTTATAAGATACCATTTCCTGTCTTTATCATAGTTAAGACGCTCATAATAATAGTGGCAATACCTATGCTCGTTGGTTACGCTACAAAGGCAACCTTAAAGCTCAAAGGCGGAAAAGCTGCCATGTCGAAAGCGCGCTCCACATTACCGGTGATTTCATTTCTCGCGCTTTTCACGATGATATTTTTGATATTCATGGAGCAGGGACATTTGATAGTAATGCAATGGCAATCGGTATTAGTTACGCTCATTCCACTTGCAATTTACTTCACCGTCACGATTTTGCTTTTGACGGTCGTGGACCTTGTTTTCAAAGTAAAATACAAGGATCACATGGCGATAGTCTTTGGAAGCATAGGAAAGAACGAAGGAACGGCTATGGCCATCGCACTTGCTGGTGGAATAGGTCTTGCCGCAATTCCGGCAGCTATTGCCCCTCTCATTCAGGTTCCGTTGTTGGCGACTTATCTCAAAATGCACTGGAAAATCGCGGATATGTTCTCAAAACGTTCACCACACCTTGTCAACAAATACGAATTGCATGAGCTTGAATTGGAAATGGAAGAAGATTGA
- a CDS encoding GntR family transcriptional regulator: MIDKGSPIPIYHQLYEILKLKIENGEFKGGEYLPSENMLAQFYHVSRLTVRQALSKLVESGFVEKQRGKGTRIKGKKNVESLMELKGFTEEAKERGHSPSSIVMQNTLVDAPFFIADKLHLPQKSKMILLKRLRLLDGIPYAIEWSYINPAVDTRLLNILEMDMSKASLYDFFKNVLKLKMEYADETLEVGRASAEEAKLLGIHADDCVALRRRYTYVSNSRCIEYVHSIYRGDKYKFTIRLG; this comes from the coding sequence ATGATAGACAAAGGCAGTCCAATTCCGATCTATCATCAGCTGTATGAAATTTTGAAATTAAAAATAGAAAACGGAGAGTTTAAGGGCGGAGAATACCTTCCTTCCGAAAACATGCTAGCGCAATTCTATCATGTAAGTCGTTTAACGGTAAGGCAGGCACTCTCAAAGTTGGTAGAGAGTGGATTCGTGGAAAAACAAAGAGGAAAGGGAACAAGGATAAAAGGCAAAAAGAACGTGGAAAGCCTTATGGAGTTAAAAGGTTTTACCGAAGAAGCGAAGGAAAGAGGCCACTCTCCCAGCTCAATAGTCATGCAAAACACCCTCGTTGATGCACCCTTCTTCATAGCAGACAAATTGCATCTTCCGCAAAAATCAAAGATGATCCTTTTAAAAAGGTTAAGATTGCTAGATGGAATTCCATATGCGATTGAATGGTCATACATAAATCCTGCAGTAGATACACGTTTGTTGAACATTTTAGAAATGGATATGTCCAAGGCATCGTTGTATGATTTTTTCAAAAATGTTTTAAAACTTAAAATGGAATATGCCGATGAGACTTTGGAAGTTGGTCGTGCAAGTGCCGAAGAAGCAAAACTTTTAGGCATTCATGCAGACGACTGTGTAGCTTTGAGAAGAAGATACACTTATGTGAGCAATTCAAGATGTATAGAATACGTTCACTCAATATACAGAGGAGACAAGTACAAATTCACAATAAGGTTAGGATGA
- the fabG gene encoding 3-oxoacyl-[acyl-carrier-protein] reductase, translated as MRLKGKVALITGAASGIGLATAKRFIEEGAVVAACDFNVDALNKASNELGQDYHPYKMDVSDHDGVKEIVDKIVADLGKIDILVNNAGITKDNFLIKMPEADFDAVINVNLKGVYNVTQAVVPYMMEKKSGVILNASSVVGVYGNIGQTNYVASKAGVIGMTKTWAKEFARYNVRVNAVAPGFIKTPMTSTVPQKVIDYMNSKTPLGRMGEAIEIANAYLFLASDEASYITGQVLGVDGGLVV; from the coding sequence ATGAGATTGAAAGGAAAAGTTGCTCTCATAACCGGTGCTGCAAGCGGAATAGGGCTAGCTACTGCCAAAAGGTTTATTGAGGAGGGAGCCGTGGTAGCCGCTTGCGATTTCAACGTGGATGCGCTGAACAAAGCTTCTAATGAGTTAGGTCAAGATTACCATCCTTACAAAATGGATGTGTCCGATCATGATGGAGTAAAAGAAATCGTTGACAAAATAGTGGCCGATCTTGGGAAAATAGATATTCTCGTGAACAACGCGGGCATAACGAAGGATAATTTCTTAATTAAGATGCCAGAAGCGGATTTTGACGCTGTCATAAATGTCAATTTGAAGGGAGTGTACAACGTTACGCAGGCTGTTGTTCCTTACATGATGGAAAAGAAAAGCGGGGTCATTCTTAACGCCTCTTCCGTTGTAGGCGTTTATGGCAACATTGGTCAAACGAATTACGTCGCATCTAAAGCAGGTGTGATAGGAATGACAAAAACATGGGCAAAGGAATTTGCACGGTACAATGTAAGGGTAAATGCCGTAGCCCCCGGTTTTATAAAAACGCCAATGACTTCCACAGTTCCTCAGAAAGTTATAGATTATATGAATTCTAAAACGCCCCTCGGAAGAATGGGAGAAGCTATTGAAATAGCGAATGCATACTTATTCCTCGCATCGGATGAAGCTTCATATATAACGGGCCAAGTACTTGGTGTAGATGGTGGTTTAGTAGTCTAA
- a CDS encoding cell wall biosynthesis glycosyltransferase, with protein MFRMVPKETEEKIRQLKSRRYEIIVGIPSYNNSKTISHVVKMADDGIKKYFNGNGLIVNSDGGSSDNTAQAFYSAETISDKISFVYQGVAGKGSAMGSVMEISKFLSVPVTVFVDSDLRSIEPWWIERLTSPIIQGKASYVTPYYVRHKYDGTITNNICYPLTSALYGQKIRQPIGGDFGVSLEMIDKYLSKPLNVWQSDVGRFGIDIWMTTTAICEGENPVWQAALGAKIHDVKDPGKQLGPMFKQVVGTLFGLMEEHEKTWLSRSEKTRPAPIYGKIPDVTPEPLSVDLDNLKRVTKNGLEEYWSFMNSNLPKELIEELENSKINGKLKSETWIKAVYEFAVLYRNKNLRENLIKSLIPLYFGRVADFVENTLEKPDEIAEKLIEEQLEEFENMKPYLIKRWNA; from the coding sequence ATGTTTCGCATGGTACCAAAGGAAACTGAAGAGAAAATAAGACAGTTGAAATCAAGAAGATATGAAATAATCGTAGGGATACCAAGTTATAACAACTCTAAAACTATCTCTCATGTTGTCAAAATGGCCGATGATGGAATTAAAAAGTATTTCAACGGAAATGGCTTAATAGTAAATTCCGATGGTGGCTCTAGCGATAACACAGCACAGGCTTTCTATTCTGCAGAAACGATATCGGATAAAATTTCATTCGTTTACCAAGGTGTTGCCGGTAAAGGAAGTGCAATGGGAAGTGTGATGGAAATTTCCAAATTTCTCTCCGTTCCTGTTACAGTTTTCGTTGATTCTGACTTGAGAAGCATAGAGCCGTGGTGGATCGAAAGGTTAACATCTCCCATAATACAAGGAAAAGCGTCATATGTTACCCCTTATTACGTACGCCACAAATACGATGGAACGATAACAAATAACATTTGTTACCCTCTTACATCAGCTCTTTATGGACAAAAGATCAGGCAACCAATTGGCGGTGATTTTGGCGTAAGCTTGGAGATGATCGACAAATATTTGTCCAAGCCGTTAAACGTTTGGCAGAGCGACGTGGGAAGGTTTGGAATTGATATATGGATGACGACAACGGCCATATGTGAGGGAGAAAATCCCGTATGGCAAGCAGCTTTGGGAGCAAAAATCCACGATGTCAAAGATCCCGGTAAGCAATTGGGCCCTATGTTCAAACAAGTCGTCGGTACACTTTTCGGCTTAATGGAGGAACATGAAAAAACATGGCTTAGCAGAAGTGAAAAAACACGTCCTGCGCCCATATATGGGAAAATACCAGACGTTACACCTGAACCTTTAAGTGTAGATCTCGACAATTTGAAGAGGGTAACCAAAAACGGGCTGGAAGAATATTGGAGTTTCATGAATTCTAATCTTCCCAAGGAGTTGATTGAGGAATTAGAAAATTCTAAAATAAATGGTAAACTTAAAAGTGAAACTTGGATAAAAGCGGTATATGAGTTTGCCGTTCTTTACAGGAATAAAAATCTAAGAGAAAATTTGATAAAATCCTTAATACCACTTTATTTTGGAAGAGTGGCAGATTTTGTAGAAAACACTTTAGAAAAGCCAGATGAAATTGCGGAAAAACTCATTGAAGAGCAGCTGGAAGAATTCGAAAACATGAAACCATATCTCATAAAGAGGTGGAATGCTTGA
- a CDS encoding C40 family peptidase produces MDDNYSIIKSIRSALGDKRTCKYELNFEEGVDTLHVIGKVDTRESYQKITELLSTNPRDTKKVDFNVKIMEDDIDDSHKIAIVKSSTCDMKSSPDFRSLSVHQLIFGESAKVLDFSKDYVLAKDTRTGFIGWMRYSNLSFMSEKTFNEWRKDRTAVTLTRRFSLVEFGNDNLYLPIGVKIPAMEREGRWICEFPNGLKVKFKSGDAVPSAKIKVEELAEIWKIFLGTPYLWGGTSTYGIDCSGYVGRLYDYVGIKIPRDSDQQRDFSQTVEESELKIGDLAFFPGHVAFYIGDGKIAHANLHHGMVGISELLHPKSAYEIGLKEHLIKFGRVLK; encoded by the coding sequence ATGGATGATAATTATTCCATCATAAAAAGCATAAGATCGGCTTTGGGAGACAAAAGAACGTGTAAATATGAACTCAATTTTGAAGAAGGAGTGGATACTTTACACGTGATTGGCAAAGTTGATACCCGTGAATCTTATCAGAAGATCACGGAACTTCTTTCAACTAACCCACGAGATACCAAGAAAGTTGATTTTAATGTGAAGATCATGGAAGACGATATTGATGATTCTCATAAGATCGCAATCGTGAAGTCGTCAACATGTGATATGAAGTCCTCTCCTGATTTCCGCTCTTTGAGTGTTCATCAGCTGATATTTGGTGAAAGTGCTAAGGTTTTGGATTTTTCCAAAGATTACGTACTTGCTAAAGACACGAGAACTGGATTTATAGGATGGATGAGATATTCTAACCTGTCGTTTATGTCGGAAAAAACTTTTAACGAATGGAGAAAAGATAGAACTGCCGTAACTCTGACAAGGAGATTTTCATTGGTAGAATTTGGGAATGATAATTTATATCTTCCAATTGGGGTAAAGATTCCGGCTATGGAAAGAGAAGGGCGTTGGATTTGTGAGTTCCCCAACGGTTTGAAAGTGAAGTTTAAAAGTGGCGATGCGGTTCCTTCCGCAAAGATAAAGGTTGAAGAGCTTGCAGAGATATGGAAAATTTTCCTTGGAACGCCTTACCTTTGGGGAGGCACAAGCACTTATGGAATAGACTGTTCCGGATATGTCGGCAGACTATACGACTACGTGGGAATAAAAATTCCGCGTGATTCGGATCAACAGAGAGATTTTTCTCAAACCGTTGAAGAATCAGAATTAAAAATTGGAGATCTTGCATTCTTTCCAGGACACGTTGCCTTTTATATCGGCGATGGGAAAATAGCGCATGCAAATCTCCATCATGGAATGGTTGGAATTTCAGAATTGCTTCATCCAAAAAGCGCTTATGAAATTGGATTGAAGGAACACTTGATCAAATTCGGAAGAGTGTTAAAATAA
- a CDS encoding carbohydrate ABC transporter permease, producing the protein MKNYAVGTLERKNAILGWKLIAPTVIIISLLILYPALYNIYLSFFKVSLNPAVPNQFVGLKNYIGILSDPLFWRSFWVTVAFTLITVAGSMLLGLGVAIMMNRSFPGRGIVRALILLPYVTPLISSVFAWKYIFLPLNGPLVQFLASLHLMNSGTDVINNPNNAFVVVSFFNIWRNFPFVYLMILARLQSIPSSLYEAAEIDGANWWKKFTNVTLPELYFVMASVALLRGIWNFYKFDEVYLLSKFAGTLPIYIYDTAFAGIPHQGIAASAATILFVIMIGLITLYVKKVLKW; encoded by the coding sequence ATGAAAAATTATGCCGTTGGCACACTTGAAAGAAAGAATGCCATATTGGGTTGGAAGCTCATAGCCCCAACCGTCATAATAATATCTCTTTTAATTCTTTATCCAGCTCTTTACAACATATATTTAAGTTTTTTTAAGGTCTCCTTGAATCCTGCTGTTCCAAACCAATTTGTTGGGTTAAAGAATTACATTGGGATTCTTAGCGATCCGCTTTTCTGGAGATCTTTTTGGGTAACGGTTGCATTTACCTTGATAACCGTTGCTGGAAGTATGTTGCTAGGGCTCGGTGTGGCCATAATGATGAACCGAAGTTTTCCAGGAAGGGGAATCGTAAGAGCACTCATATTACTTCCCTATGTAACTCCTCTTATTTCAAGTGTTTTTGCGTGGAAATACATCTTTTTACCTCTTAATGGACCTCTTGTTCAGTTTTTGGCATCTTTGCATCTAATGAATTCAGGAACAGATGTTATAAACAATCCTAACAACGCTTTTGTTGTGGTTAGCTTTTTCAACATATGGAGAAATTTTCCTTTTGTTTATCTTATGATTTTGGCAAGGTTGCAGTCTATCCCATCTTCTCTTTACGAAGCAGCTGAAATTGATGGGGCCAATTGGTGGAAAAAGTTCACGAATGTTACCCTTCCAGAGCTTTATTTTGTCATGGCGTCGGTTGCTTTGCTAAGGGGAATATGGAATTTTTATAAATTTGATGAAGTGTATCTCTTATCTAAATTCGCAGGTACGCTTCCTATTTACATCTATGATACCGCATTTGCGGGAATACCACATCAAGGAATTGCGGCTTCTGCGGCAACGATTCTCTTTGTCATCATGATTGGTTTGATCACCTTGTATGTAAAGAAGGTGTTGAAATGGTAA
- a CDS encoding MurR/RpiR family transcriptional regulator: protein MILTVIHGMYNSLSDTEKLVADYILKRPDDVIHYSITEFAMHCGTSEATIYRLCRKIGFDGYQQFKIALARELSVPSEENVSLEEVSDFQSFVKYIIEEDISLLQETLKLIKPDEIQKAVEAILKADRVLLFGVGRSAAIAQDGSLRFSLLGIHASSYSDPHAQVMIAAGLTDSDVVIGISHSGMIRDIVKSMEVSKNNGATTIAITAGINSPITQVSDISLYCAAGKEQVGSFFDSRVVEFGMIDILYRSLILTKKEKLNPHLSRLYEKILKPKRF, encoded by the coding sequence TTGATATTAACAGTTATACATGGAATGTACAACTCCCTGAGCGATACTGAAAAACTTGTGGCCGATTACATATTAAAAAGGCCGGATGATGTTATACATTACAGTATCACGGAGTTTGCCATGCATTGCGGTACCAGTGAAGCAACTATATATCGCTTATGTAGAAAGATCGGATTTGACGGTTATCAGCAATTTAAAATAGCTCTGGCACGAGAACTTAGCGTCCCAAGCGAAGAAAACGTTTCATTGGAAGAGGTTAGCGATTTCCAAAGCTTCGTAAAATACATCATAGAAGAAGACATATCTTTGCTACAAGAAACGTTAAAACTCATAAAGCCCGATGAAATCCAAAAAGCAGTTGAAGCCATTTTGAAAGCAGACAGGGTGCTTCTCTTTGGTGTGGGAAGATCCGCGGCAATAGCTCAAGATGGAAGTTTGAGATTCTCTTTACTGGGAATACATGCTTCCAGTTATTCCGATCCTCATGCACAGGTCATGATAGCGGCTGGACTAACGGATTCCGATGTTGTTATAGGCATAAGCCATAGTGGAATGATAAGGGATATAGTCAAATCCATGGAAGTTTCTAAAAATAACGGTGCCACTACAATAGCAATCACGGCCGGGATAAATTCTCCCATAACGCAAGTATCAGATATCTCGCTTTATTGTGCAGCGGGTAAAGAACAAGTGGGGAGTTTTTTTGACAGCAGAGTGGTAGAATTCGGTATGATAGACATCCTATATCGTTCCCTCATTTTAACCAAAAAAGAAAAATTGAACCCACATCTCAGTCGCCTATATGAGAAAATTCTTAAACCTAAAAGATTTTAA
- a CDS encoding leucine-rich repeat domain-containing protein — protein sequence MKKTVKLLLMVMAVGVVLILSGCYLLKPQAPTNLTATALSASSIKLTWQGNGSFIIYRSLSLSGSPFSQVATTDSTNYIDNGLSPRTTYYYKVVAKNQFGVSDPSNIASATTKFIYSVSGYVQDQYAYGIADVTIKFSGGFSQVTTDQNGQWSKSGLSGTVVVTPEKTGWTFAPPNTTVASTQTLYFEGIRNASVVAFPDPVLDSIIRSKIGKATGDIYVSDLTPIASIENNWPSPNEKISNLEGIQYCVNLKELEIVGNNISNISQLASLTQLQVVNIWYNNVSDITPIKNLPNIKKLYISYNPIPKSNWAFLKNWTWLEELGIGGLGLINSDIAFLPSFTNLIYLDLNNNSISDISPVASLTNLRYLLIVGNRGVRDLSPVASLVNLYDLNMGDISATNLAPLKGLKKLESLSLFDDNVVDISPLASLTALRSISMQHNKIKDISSLEGLTNLEGLDLSDNEIEDISPLVRNNGMNSGDYVDLRENLLDLTPSSTALKDIETLQKRGVTVKYQPQK from the coding sequence ATGAAAAAAACTGTCAAACTTTTATTGATGGTGATGGCAGTGGGAGTGGTTTTGATACTTTCTGGATGTTATCTTTTAAAACCACAAGCGCCCACGAATTTAACGGCAACGGCGTTAAGTGCTTCTTCCATAAAACTCACATGGCAAGGTAACGGTTCTTTTATCATTTACAGATCTTTATCGCTGAGTGGTTCTCCTTTTTCTCAAGTGGCAACCACAGATTCAACAAACTATATTGATAACGGCTTGTCTCCCCGTACAACTTATTACTACAAAGTTGTGGCAAAAAATCAATTTGGCGTTTCCGATCCAAGTAATATAGCTTCAGCCACCACCAAGTTCATTTATAGCGTTTCTGGATATGTTCAAGACCAATACGCTTATGGAATAGCAGACGTTACAATCAAGTTCAGTGGGGGATTTTCTCAGGTTACGACCGATCAAAACGGCCAATGGTCTAAAAGTGGACTAAGTGGAACGGTGGTTGTAACTCCGGAAAAAACAGGGTGGACGTTTGCACCTCCAAATACAACTGTTGCGTCCACTCAAACTCTGTATTTCGAAGGAATACGGAACGCTTCAGTGGTGGCCTTTCCTGATCCGGTTTTGGATTCAATAATAAGATCTAAAATAGGAAAAGCAACTGGAGACATATACGTTTCTGATCTTACGCCAATAGCTTCTATTGAAAACAATTGGCCTTCTCCTAACGAAAAGATAAGCAACCTTGAAGGAATCCAATATTGTGTGAATTTGAAGGAACTTGAAATTGTCGGTAACAACATCTCAAACATCTCTCAACTTGCCAGTTTAACACAGCTTCAAGTTGTGAATATTTGGTACAACAACGTGAGTGACATAACTCCAATTAAGAACTTACCAAACATAAAAAAACTTTACATAAGTTATAATCCGATTCCAAAAAGCAATTGGGCATTTTTGAAAAACTGGACCTGGCTTGAAGAGTTGGGGATAGGAGGATTGGGCCTTATCAATAGTGACATCGCCTTTCTTCCAAGCTTTACAAATCTTATTTATCTAGATTTGAATAACAATTCAATAAGCGATATAAGCCCTGTGGCAAGCCTTACAAATTTGAGATATTTATTGATAGTAGGAAACAGGGGAGTACGTGATCTTTCACCAGTAGCAAGTTTGGTGAACTTGTACGATTTGAATATGGGAGACATAAGTGCAACCAATTTGGCTCCGTTGAAAGGATTGAAGAAATTGGAATCGTTATCGCTTTTTGATGATAACGTGGTGGATATATCTCCACTTGCCAGTTTAACCGCTTTGCGTTCAATATCCATGCAACACAACAAGATAAAGGATATTTCATCGTTAGAAGGATTGACTAACTTGGAAGGTTTAGATCTTTCAGACAATGAAATAGAAGATATATCTCCACTTGTGAGAAATAACGGTATGAATTCTGGAGATTACGTTGATTTAAGAGAGAATTTATTAGATCTGACGCCTTCCTCCACAGCATTGAAAGATATAGAAACTCTTCAAAAAAGAGGCGTTACCGTTAAGTATCAACCACAAAAGTGA
- a CDS encoding carbohydrate ABC transporter permease, with protein sequence MVKRKNSWKVIGFYALVALLVIFVFYPFAWMLTISFRYNIDALKPGFFQKFTLTQYEELFGLKRSIRQQLSGEQKELYNLAQSLPKEQREAVLKKIYAQQKKSQFPFFKYFKNSLLLAGIAALLSLIVSIFGAYSFSRLKYPGRGTIQRGVLLVYLFGGTILMVPLYQIFSKIGMTSNPTLAMISLLIIYMLQTLPVSLYMLGNYFRTIPYSIEEAAIMDGCTRIEAIWRIVVPLSLPAIVTVYIYSFMIGWNEYLFASIFIRPFPSYYTLPVGLSELFNSQHAIWAKMMAASVVTALPVVVLFMALEKYLTAGFTAGGVKE encoded by the coding sequence ATGGTAAAAAGGAAGAACTCCTGGAAAGTTATTGGTTTCTATGCGCTGGTCGCGTTACTTGTCATATTTGTTTTTTATCCCTTTGCATGGATGCTGACGATATCTTTCAGGTACAACATAGATGCGTTAAAACCTGGTTTTTTCCAAAAATTCACCCTTACTCAATATGAAGAATTGTTTGGTTTAAAGCGTTCAATAAGGCAGCAACTATCTGGTGAGCAAAAAGAGCTTTACAATCTTGCGCAAAGTCTTCCAAAAGAACAGAGAGAAGCTGTGTTGAAAAAGATATATGCACAGCAGAAAAAGAGCCAATTTCCCTTTTTTAAATATTTTAAGAACAGCTTGCTGTTGGCTGGTATAGCTGCGTTGTTGAGTTTGATAGTATCTATTTTTGGCGCGTACTCTTTTAGCAGGTTGAAATATCCCGGACGCGGCACTATTCAACGGGGTGTTTTACTTGTGTATTTATTTGGCGGAACGATATTGATGGTTCCTCTCTATCAAATATTTTCAAAGATAGGCATGACGTCAAATCCAACGTTGGCGATGATATCGTTGCTCATAATATACATGCTTCAAACTTTACCGGTTTCCTTGTACATGCTTGGAAATTATTTCAGAACGATACCATATTCTATAGAAGAAGCTGCTATAATGGATGGATGTACAAGAATAGAAGCCATATGGAGAATTGTGGTACCTCTTTCATTACCAGCCATTGTAACGGTTTACATTTATTCATTTATGATCGGATGGAATGAATACCTTTTTGCTTCTATATTCATTCGTCCTTTTCCATCATATTACACTTTGCCGGTTGGGTTGAGTGAACTCTTCAATTCACAACATGCAATTTGGGCTAAAATGATGGCAGCTTCCGTTGTAACTGCTTTGCCAGTAGTAGTTCTGTTCATGGCACTTGAAAAATATCTCACCGCTGGATTTACCGCCGGTGGTGTTAAAGAATGA
- a CDS encoding phenylpyruvate tautomerase MIF-related protein yields the protein MPYCGLQTNAKVGDKESLAKKLSTVVAQELGKPEMYVMVSVEEKEMTFGGSTQPCAFVDLRSIGLTSSQTPKLSKAICDLLEEEIGVKPDRTYISFADAKGYMWGWNGSTF from the coding sequence ATGCCTTACTGTGGATTGCAAACAAATGCGAAAGTGGGAGATAAGGAGTCATTGGCCAAAAAGCTTTCTACCGTGGTTGCTCAAGAACTCGGAAAGCCTGAAATGTATGTTATGGTATCGGTTGAAGAAAAGGAAATGACTTTTGGGGGTAGCACGCAACCATGTGCTTTCGTCGATTTAAGGAGCATAGGTTTAACTTCTTCACAAACTCCGAAGTTGTCAAAGGCCATATGTGATCTTTTGGAAGAAGAAATAGGAGTTAAGCCAGATAGAACTTATATAAGCTTTGCCGATGCCAAAGGATACATGTGGGGATGGAATGGTTCCACTTTCTAG